GGGTGTTAGATATAACAAAGAAACCGTAAGAACTGTGATGAGGTTCACCAAAAATTTACAAACACTTTCGATCGAAAAGTTATGAATTACATTGTTTTACGATAAATTTCTGGAAAACACGTCGTCAAATGTGCTTTATTTTAGATGTAAACAGGTCGACCCGTATTTGAAATCTGTCTATTCGAGTTATTTCGTACACGGAAACATTGACTTTAGTACGTTTGTGTGCGAAGAGACAATATCATAGCGGCGAGAGTCGAAAAGAAACAAAGAAGCAGAAATctttacattatatatttttaatttgcgCTAGATCTCGTCTAACTTTCCCACTTGTCAAAAACAGACAACCTGAAGTCaggcaaaaaagaaagaaaatcatGGGAATTGTAGTTAATGTACGACTTACAACGTTATTGTAACGTTGTCGTGACGTTGTAGAAACGTGGTATCGTGCGCAAGCAGGAGATGGTTTGATCGCTACTTCCGCTTATTTTCCTCCCCAGTCTGTTTACATCAGTTTGTTAAGGTGCCTTTTTATGCTGTTTTAATAGATCCCTCTTTTTGAAAACCGAATGGCTCAAAACAATGGAAGCGGCGCCCATTGGTCAATACAGCGACGCGTGGAGGGTTTGGTGAACAAACACATGGCAGACATGGCACTCGAAACACTACAGCACAGGCTTTCTGTCGTGTCAGAAGAGATGAACCATCTGTCAGAAGAAGCGCAGAGGCGCCCTGAGGAGGACCCATCGCGACATGCAGAGGACCCATCGCGACATGCAGACATGAACTTTGACGTGGAGTCACAGTCGGAGGCGTATAGCAGCGGGGGCTCAGAGGGAAAGTTACCGCAAATAGCGGCATCCTCAGGTAAACATACACCGCTTGGAATGAAGATTGTTAACTTCAGCATTGCTGAATCGTGATCTCGCTGTATTTTGAGCGGAAAAAGTACAATATAGTTCATATACTCCAGTGTTTATTGATATACGTGTCTTTCACATGCATGGTGATGTGCAAATTAAAAGTTTATATCTAACTCATTTCACAGTAAACTGTGTCTATACGgttatttttttctcctgaGAACAGAACCCAAGCAAAGCTATGATCTGTGCTTGTTGTTATGTTGAAGACAGTTAAAAGAGTATAAAATATCAAGGATACGTGCAGATTTTCTGTCGCTTTTGGACATATCTTTTCATTCCAGTTTTATCAGGCCACTAATTCATTCTGCTCTTCCATTTCATAGAGACAGCAGCTCAAAGAAAAATCATATCGCTTTTGATTGAGATTAAAGAGGAGCAGAAAAAGCAGTGGGTGATTTTAAAGGAACTGCAGGCTAGGATGCAGGGACCCGTGTGTGACGATGATGACGAGACGTTGGAGGTAGATCTTCCACTGAGGTCGATGGAACAGCTTGACGAGACAGAGAGGTATCTGGAGGATGCAGTAGCACAGAGAAAACTGGTAACTGTTCTTATAATTTTATTTGCTGATTCTTGTGAGTATTCTCCTGgtgggagttttatttacaccAAATTGTTCAGagtgcagaatgaaaaatgattgtttcagagagataaccaatcggattgtagaggaggtgggtccaagcaagtAGAGGAAGCGACCACGACATCTGATTcgttggacccacctcctctacaaccttattggttatctctctgaaccaatcatttttgttctgccctctcGTGAGTGTGTATTCTTGATTGTACATAATGACTTTGGTTCTTGTCACTGCATGTAGCTTTGTGTCTTGATTT
The nucleotide sequence above comes from Paramormyrops kingsleyae isolate MSU_618 chromosome 3, PKINGS_0.4, whole genome shotgun sequence. Encoded proteins:
- the LOC111858443 gene encoding uncharacterized protein, encoding MAQNNGSGAHWSIQRRVEGLVNKHMADMALETLQHRLSVVSEEMNHLSEEAQRRPEEDPSRHAEDPSRHADMNFDVESQSEAYSSGGSEGKLPQIAASSETAAQRKIISLLIEIKEEQKKQWVILKELQARMQGPVCDDDDETLEVDLPLRSMEQLDETERYLEDAVAQRKLVTHLSRMGGATVDDAIRRLMQAVLSFGVGSEMNWAGRGEKRSFRNTRLQGVLFRALKKTPVGKDATQHQFADVVKKWLRFAPFRQGGSGRRQHYKPTVEFICTEGTL